In one Pleomorphomonas sp. T1.2MG-36 genomic region, the following are encoded:
- a CDS encoding electron transfer flavoprotein-ubiquinone oxidoreductase, which yields MTTELPERESMEFDVVIVGAGPAGLAAAIRIKQRAAETGQDISVLVLEKGSEVGAHILSGAVVDTSGISALIPDWRDDPDTPFKTPVTDDRFFFLFKTFGVRLPSMLMPPLMTNHGAYAVSLGNVCRWLAQKAEALGVEIYPGFAAAEVLYDDDGRVIGVATGDMGVKKDGAPGPNYQRGMALLAKYTLFAEGARGSLSKKLIERYQLDEGREPQKFGLGIKELWEVAPDKAKPGLVQHSFGWPLGGGTGGGSFLYHLENNQVAVGFVVHLNYENPYLSPFEEFQRFKTHPLIRDTFEGGKRISYGARALTEGGWQSVPKLCFPGGALIGCSAGFMNVPRIKGSHNAVHSGILAADSVVEAIAAGRTGDELASYEAGWRASAIGKDLKRVRNVKPLWSRFGTLLGIGLGGLDMWMETLFGVSPFGTLGHGKADADCLKPARGFQPIAYPKPDGKLTFDRLSSVFLSGTAHEENQPVHLRLLDPDLQKISEHDVFGGPSARYCPAGVYEWINEPNTGPRYVINATNCVHCKTCDIKDPNQNIDWAVPEGAGGPNYPNM from the coding sequence ATGACCACCGAGCTGCCCGAGCGCGAGTCCATGGAATTCGACGTGGTGATCGTCGGCGCCGGTCCGGCCGGCCTCGCCGCCGCCATCCGCATCAAGCAGCGCGCCGCCGAAACCGGGCAGGATATCTCGGTTCTGGTGCTCGAAAAGGGGTCGGAGGTCGGCGCTCACATTCTTTCGGGCGCGGTGGTCGACACCTCCGGCATATCGGCGCTCATCCCCGACTGGCGCGATGACCCGGATACACCCTTCAAGACGCCCGTCACCGACGACCGCTTCTTCTTTCTGTTCAAGACATTCGGCGTTCGCCTGCCGAGCATGCTGATGCCGCCGCTGATGACCAATCACGGTGCCTATGCCGTGTCGTTGGGCAACGTCTGCCGCTGGTTGGCCCAGAAGGCCGAGGCGCTTGGCGTCGAGATCTATCCGGGCTTCGCCGCCGCCGAGGTGCTGTACGACGACGATGGCAGGGTGATCGGCGTCGCCACCGGCGACATGGGCGTAAAGAAGGACGGCGCGCCAGGCCCCAACTACCAGCGCGGCATGGCGCTGCTCGCCAAGTACACGCTGTTCGCCGAGGGCGCGCGAGGATCGCTGTCCAAGAAGCTGATCGAGCGCTACCAGCTCGACGAGGGCAGGGAGCCGCAGAAGTTCGGCCTCGGCATCAAGGAGCTTTGGGAGGTCGCGCCCGACAAGGCGAAGCCCGGCCTTGTCCAGCACTCCTTCGGTTGGCCGCTCGGTGGCGGTACCGGCGGCGGTTCGTTTCTCTACCACCTCGAAAACAACCAGGTGGCCGTCGGCTTCGTCGTTCATCTCAACTACGAGAACCCGTACCTGTCTCCCTTCGAGGAGTTCCAGCGCTTCAAGACGCATCCGCTCATCCGCGACACGTTCGAGGGCGGCAAGCGCATTTCCTATGGCGCGCGCGCCCTCACCGAGGGCGGTTGGCAGTCGGTGCCCAAGCTCTGCTTCCCCGGTGGCGCGCTGATCGGCTGTTCGGCCGGCTTCATGAACGTGCCGCGCATCAAGGGCAGCCACAACGCCGTCCACTCGGGCATCCTCGCCGCCGACTCGGTCGTCGAAGCCATCGCCGCCGGCCGGACCGGCGACGAGCTGGCATCCTACGAAGCCGGCTGGCGGGCGTCCGCCATCGGCAAGGACTTGAAGCGGGTGCGCAACGTCAAGCCGCTGTGGTCGCGCTTCGGCACGCTTCTGGGTATCGGTCTCGGCGGCCTGGACATGTGGATGGAGACTTTGTTCGGCGTCTCGCCCTTCGGCACGCTCGGCCATGGCAAGGCCGATGCCGACTGCCTGAAGCCGGCGCGCGGCTTCCAGCCGATCGCCTATCCCAAGCCGGACGGCAAGCTCACCTTCGACCGGCTGTCATCGGTTTTCCTGTCGGGCACCGCCCATGAGGAGAACCAGCCCGTGCACCTCAGGCTGCTGGATCCGGACCTTCAGAAGATATCGGAACATGATGTTTTCGGCGGTCCGTCCGCCCGCTACTGCCCGGCTGGCGTGTACGAGTGGATAAACGAGCCAAATACCGGACCTCGTTATGTAATCAATGCCACAAACTGTGTTCACTGCAAAACTTGTGATATCAAGGACCCCAACCAGAACATCGATTGGGCGGTCCCGGAGGGAGCGGGGGGACCCAATTATCCGAACATGTAA
- a CDS encoding uracil-DNA glycosylase, producing the protein MPSDPTSLPPGFDAAATLLEWYSAMGVDVTLADAPLDRFEESAKARAAAESQAARRQAAPVPRGPMPAIDLSPQGAVARPAIASGQTAQVPTEATVMQARAAAQSAKTLDELKALIQAFDGCNLKLTAKNTVFADGNPTAKLMLIGEAPGRDEDIEGRPFVGRSGQLLDRMLNAIGYSRSNNAYIANVIYWRPPGNRDPSDVEIAICRPFILRQIELIDPELIVFLGAQPAKALLGGDAVKQGINKLRGRWCELEIGTKRFKALPTFHPAYLLRTPIKKREAWRDFLTAKVFLENGGMLPPA; encoded by the coding sequence ATGCCGTCCGATCCGACGTCCCTTCCTCCCGGCTTCGATGCCGCCGCGACCCTTCTCGAATGGTATTCGGCGATGGGCGTCGACGTGACTCTGGCCGACGCGCCGCTCGACCGGTTCGAGGAAAGCGCCAAGGCCAGGGCGGCAGCCGAGAGCCAGGCGGCGCGGCGGCAGGCAGCGCCGGTGCCGCGCGGCCCGATGCCGGCCATCGATCTGTCGCCGCAGGGCGCAGTGGCCCGGCCGGCCATCGCATCGGGCCAGACGGCCCAGGTGCCGACCGAAGCCACGGTGATGCAGGCGCGCGCCGCCGCCCAATCGGCCAAGACGCTCGACGAGTTGAAAGCCCTGATCCAGGCCTTCGACGGCTGCAATCTCAAGCTCACGGCGAAAAACACGGTGTTCGCCGATGGCAATCCCACCGCCAAGCTGATGCTGATCGGCGAGGCGCCCGGCCGGGACGAGGATATCGAGGGACGCCCCTTCGTCGGCCGCTCGGGCCAGTTGCTCGATCGCATGCTGAATGCCATCGGCTACAGCCGCAGCAACAACGCCTATATCGCCAACGTCATCTACTGGCGGCCGCCGGGCAACCGCGACCCTTCCGACGTGGAGATCGCCATCTGCCGGCCGTTCATCCTGAGGCAGATCGAGCTGATCGATCCGGAGCTGATCGTCTTCCTGGGCGCGCAGCCGGCCAAGGCGTTGCTTGGCGGCGACGCCGTGAAGCAAGGCATCAACAAGCTGCGCGGACGCTGGTGCGAACTGGAGATCGGAACCAAGCGCTTCAAGGCGCTGCCGACCTTCCACCCTGCCTATCTTCTGAGGACGCCGATCAAGAAGCGCGAAGCCTGGCGCGATTTCCTGACGGCCAAGGTCTTTCTCGAAAACGGCGGCATGCTGCCGCCGGCCTGA
- a CDS encoding flavodoxin family protein: MAKVAIVYHSGYGHTEVVAKEVAAGAGAELIPIDAEGNVNEADWAKLDSADAIIFGTPTYMGNSSWQFKKFADATSKAWFTRKWQDKVFGGFTNSASLNGDKQVTLIGLQTLASQHGGIWVSLGLMPSNTKASTRDDVNSLGGSVGLLVSTPSDAGANEIPSGDLETARAYGARVASVAGKLLH, encoded by the coding sequence ATGGCCAAGGTCGCAATCGTCTACCACTCGGGATACGGACACACGGAAGTCGTCGCCAAGGAAGTCGCCGCCGGCGCCGGTGCCGAGCTGATTCCCATCGATGCCGAGGGCAACGTCAACGAAGCGGACTGGGCCAAGCTGGATTCGGCCGATGCCATCATCTTCGGCACGCCGACCTACATGGGCAACTCGAGCTGGCAGTTCAAGAAATTCGCCGATGCCACCTCCAAGGCCTGGTTCACGCGCAAGTGGCAGGACAAGGTGTTCGGCGGCTTCACCAACTCGGCCAGCCTCAACGGCGACAAGCAGGTGACGCTGATCGGCCTGCAGACGCTGGCCTCGCAGCACGGCGGCATCTGGGTGAGCCTCGGCCTGATGCCGTCGAACACCAAGGCGTCCACGCGCGATGACGTCAACAGCCTCGGTGGCTCCGTTGGCCTCCTGGTCTCGACGCCGTCCGATGCCGGCGCCAACGAGATCCCATCCGGCGACCTTGAAACGGCTCGTGCCTATGGCGCGCGCGTCGCCTCGGTCGCGGGCAAGCTGCTGCACTGA